A stretch of the Lolium perenne isolate Kyuss_39 chromosome 3, Kyuss_2.0, whole genome shotgun sequence genome encodes the following:
- the LOC127343432 gene encoding fatty acyl-CoA reductase 1: MIGEMDAPGSIVRYFRGKNILITGSNGFLGKVLVEKILRAQPGVKKIFLLVRATDDGSAKRRIQTEVIGKEIFQVLKEKHGNNFEQFIGNKLYPLAGDIMYENFGLHNVQLKELTDDIDIIVNGAATTKYYERYDVAFDTNVLGAKYVCAFAKKCAKLKMLLHVSTAYVAVEQEGLIPEKPFLMGETQREGTHLDIESELNLIKDTLIELNTNSSSENTERGAMKELGLKRARQFGWPNTYVFTKAMGEMVLGHLRGDLPVVIVRPSIITSLLKEPLPGWMEGIRTIDPVIIGYAKQALKFFLVDPNTIMDVIPGDMVVNAMMVAMAAHSEEQAQTIYHVTSSLRNPASYTILQETAHRYFIDNPPRGKNGKPIQLNKMYFFSTVAWLRVYMVIKYKLPLEILRLVNIVLCGVFSRLYDEHSRKYILAVKLIELYAPYTLFKGCFDNMNLERLRMAMEQNNDGEHYFDFDPKTIDWDDYFYRVHIPGVLKYLA, from the exons ATGATCGGCGAAATGGATGCACCAGGTAGTATCGTACGATATTTCAGGGGCAAGAATATCCTGATCACCGGTTCAAATGGGTTCCTAGGAAAAG TGCTTGTTGAGAAGATACTTAGGGCTCAGCCTGGCGTGAAGAAGATCTTCCTCTTGGTTCGAGCCACCGATGATGGATCTGCGAAGCGTCGGATCCAGACTGAG GTGAtagggaaggagatctttcaagtTTTGAAAGAAAAGCATGGCAATAATTTTGAACAATTCATTGGAAATAAATTATACCCTTTGGCGGGAGACATAATGTATGAGAATTTTGGGCTACACAACGTCCAATTGAAAGAGCTGACAGACGATATAGACATCATTGTCAATGGAGCTGCTACTACAAAATACTACGAAAG ATATGACGTGGCTTTTGACACGAATGTCTTGGGAGCAAAGTATGTATGCGCATTTGCCAAGAAGTGTGCTAAGCTAAAGATGTTGCTTCATGTTTCAACTG CTTATGTAGCTGTTGAACAAGAGGGATTAATACCAGAGAAACCATTCCTGATGGGTGAGACACAAAGAGAAGGCACACACTTGGACATCGAATCCGAGCTAAATCTGATCAAAGATACCCTGATAGAACTGAACACTAATTCTTCTTCAGAAAATACAGAGAGGGGAGCCATGAAGGAACTTGGCCTCAAGAG GGCTAGGCAGTTCGGGTGGCCAAATACATACGTTTTTACCAAGGCAATGGGCGAGATGGTGCTGGGGCACCTGAGAGGCGACCTTCCGGTTGTCATCGTTCGGCCTAGCATCATAACCAGCCTCCTGAAGGAGCCATTGCCTGGATGGATGGAAGGAATCAG aaCAATCGACCCGGTGATCATCGGTTACGCCAAGCAGGCCTTGAAATTCTTCCTAGTCGACCCCAATACCATAATGGACGTG ATTCCAGGGGACATGGTGGTGAACGCTATGATGGTGGCCATGGCCGCGCACTCGGAGGAACAAGCGCAGACCATCTACCACGTGACATCTTCGCTGCGCAACCCGGCGTCCTACACGATTCTCCAGGAGACGGCCCACCGCTACTTCATTGACAACCCGCCGCGAGGGAAGAACGGCAAGCCCATCCAGCTGAACAAGATGTACTTCTTTAGCACGGTCGCCTGGCTCCGCGTGTACATGGTCATCAAGTACAAACTCCCTCTTGAG ATCCTTCGCCTGGTGAACATTGTGCTCTGTGGTGTTTTCTCGCGGCTCTACGACGAACACAGCAGAAAATACATATTGGCCGTGAAACTGATCGAGCTCTACGCACCTTACACCTTATTCAAAGGATG CTTTGACAACATGAACCTTGAGAGGCTGAGGATGGCGATGGAGCAAAATAACGATGGAGAACATTACTTTGATTTCGATCCCAAAACAATCGACTGGGACGACTATTTCTACAGGGTCCACATTCCCGGTGTGCTCAAGTATCTGGCGTGA